The Musa acuminata AAA Group cultivar baxijiao chromosome BXJ1-3, Cavendish_Baxijiao_AAA, whole genome shotgun sequence genome window below encodes:
- the LOC135637591 gene encoding transcription factor ILI5-like → MSNRRSRVSEEEINRLVSKLQSLLPETRQRGAGRASAAKLLKETCNYIRSLNRDVDDLSDRLSAIMATMDSSSAEAEMVRSLLRS, encoded by the exons ATGTCGAACAGGAGGTCCCGAGTCTCGGAGGAAGAGATCAACAGGCTCGTTTCCAAGCTCCAGTCTCTCCTGCCGGAGACCCGCCAACGAGGCGCCGGCAGG GCTTCAGCTGCGAAGCTGCTGAAGGAGACGTGCAACTACATCAGGAGCCTCAACCGGGACGTGGACGACCTGAGCGACCGGCTCTCGGCCATCATGGCGACGATGGACAGCAGCAGCGCCGAGGCCGAGATGGTCCGGAGCCTCCTCCGGTCCTGA